One genomic region from Streptomyces sp. NBC_00582 encodes:
- a CDS encoding HAMP domain-containing sensor histidine kinase has protein sequence MNKLVRRFRTLPIRARLSMLVAAAVAFAVAAVSVTCWFIVQGKLYEELNADLKSSVERAQPANQVFAALDTCAQSQSDAFPFGPRFKGYSQLVQSSGKACIYGSSESLVKVAGNDKTVAKNGEPGTLYFRNGVDSDGNAVRIVTTALVVNSDNGAGVVNNVALQVAIPLKSTQSTLNELALILLLVSGVGVLGAGAAGLAVARAGLRPVDKLTEAVEHVARTDDLSTRIPVEDDAEDEIARLSRSFNSMTASLANSRELQQQLIADAGHELRTPLTSLRTNIELLTRSEETGRPIPAADRKALLASVKAQMTELASLIGDLQELSRSEGQRGERVQVVALEDTVEAALRRARLRGPELTINAHLEPWFTRAEPAALERAVVNILDNAVKFSPEGGTIDVQLTHGKLTVRDHGPGIPEDELPHVFDRFWRSPSARALPGSGLGLSIVARTVEQAGGNVTLARAHGGGTVATVRLPGAPTPPPEAHETP, from the coding sequence GTGAACAAGCTGGTGCGACGGTTCCGGACCCTTCCCATTCGGGCCCGGCTGTCCATGCTGGTCGCTGCCGCTGTGGCGTTCGCGGTGGCGGCGGTTTCGGTGACGTGCTGGTTCATCGTGCAGGGGAAGTTGTACGAGGAGCTGAACGCCGATCTGAAGTCGAGTGTCGAGCGCGCGCAGCCCGCGAACCAGGTGTTCGCCGCCCTCGACACGTGTGCCCAGTCGCAGTCCGACGCTTTTCCCTTCGGCCCGCGTTTCAAGGGCTACTCCCAACTGGTCCAGTCGAGCGGCAAGGCCTGCATCTACGGCAGCTCCGAATCCCTCGTGAAGGTCGCCGGCAACGACAAGACCGTGGCCAAGAACGGCGAGCCCGGCACCCTGTACTTCCGCAACGGCGTGGACAGCGACGGCAACGCGGTCCGCATCGTGACCACCGCCCTCGTGGTGAACAGCGACAACGGCGCGGGGGTCGTCAACAACGTCGCCCTCCAGGTCGCCATCCCGCTGAAGAGCACCCAGTCCACCCTCAACGAACTCGCCCTGATCCTCCTCCTCGTCTCCGGCGTCGGAGTGCTCGGCGCAGGCGCAGCCGGTCTCGCCGTAGCCCGCGCAGGTCTCCGCCCCGTCGACAAGCTCACCGAGGCCGTCGAACACGTCGCCCGCACCGACGACTTGAGCACCCGTATCCCCGTAGAGGACGACGCCGAGGACGAGATCGCCCGGCTCTCCCGTTCCTTCAACTCGATGACCGCCTCCCTCGCCAACTCCCGCGAGCTCCAGCAGCAGCTGATCGCGGACGCCGGACACGAACTCCGCACCCCCCTCACCTCACTCCGCACGAACATAGAGCTCCTCACCCGCAGCGAGGAGACCGGCCGCCCCATCCCCGCCGCCGACCGAAAGGCGCTGCTCGCGAGTGTGAAGGCGCAGATGACGGAGCTCGCCTCCCTCATCGGCGACCTCCAGGAGCTCTCCCGCTCGGAGGGCCAGCGCGGCGAACGCGTCCAGGTGGTCGCCCTGGAGGACACGGTCGAGGCGGCCCTGCGCCGCGCACGCCTGCGCGGCCCCGAGCTGACGATCAACGCCCACCTGGAGCCCTGGTTCACCCGGGCGGAGCCCGCCGCGCTGGAGCGTGCGGTCGTCAACATCCTGGACAACGCGGTGAAGTTCAGCCCCGAGGGCGGCACGATCGACGTCCAGCTGACGCACGGCAAACTGACCGTCCGCGACCACGGCCCCGGCATCCCCGAGGACGAACTCCCCCACGTCTTCGACCGCTTCTGGCGCTCCCCCAGCGCCCGCGCCCTCCCCGGCTCCGGTCTCG
- a CDS encoding response regulator transcription factor codes for MSPAEGDRDTQRILIVDDEPAVREALQRSLAFEGYDTEVAVDGADALDKATAYRPDLVVLDIQMPRMDGLTAARRIRGAGDTTPILMLTARDTVGDRVTGLDAGADDYLVKPFELDELFARVRALLRRSSYAAAAGAAAVEEDEALTFGDLRMDLATREVTRGGRPVELTRTEFTLLEMFMAHPRQVLTREQILKAVWGFDFEPSSNSLDVYVMYLRRKTEAAGEPRLVHTVRGVGYVLRQGGAE; via the coding sequence ATGAGCCCCGCCGAAGGCGACCGTGACACCCAGCGCATCCTGATCGTCGACGACGAGCCGGCGGTGCGCGAAGCACTCCAGCGCAGCCTCGCCTTCGAGGGCTACGACACGGAGGTCGCCGTCGACGGCGCCGACGCCCTGGACAAGGCGACGGCCTACCGCCCCGACCTGGTCGTCCTCGACATCCAGATGCCCCGCATGGACGGCCTCACCGCCGCCCGCCGCATCCGGGGTGCCGGCGACACCACCCCCATCCTCATGCTCACGGCCCGCGACACGGTCGGCGACCGTGTCACCGGCCTGGACGCGGGCGCCGACGACTACCTGGTCAAGCCGTTCGAACTGGACGAGCTGTTCGCCCGCGTCCGCGCGCTGCTGCGCCGCAGCTCCTACGCGGCGGCGGCCGGCGCGGCGGCCGTGGAGGAGGACGAGGCGCTCACCTTCGGCGACCTGCGGATGGACCTCGCGACCCGGGAGGTCACCCGGGGCGGGCGGCCTGTGGAGCTGACCCGTACGGAGTTCACCCTCCTGGAGATGTTCATGGCGCATCCGCGCCAGGTCCTCACCCGTGAGCAGATCCTGAAGGCGGTCTGGGGCTTCGACTTCGAGCCGTCGTCCAACTCCCTGGACGTGTACGTCATGTACCTGCGCCGCAAGACCGAGGCGGCCGGCGAGCCGCGCCTCGTGCACACCGTGCGCGGTGTCGGGTACGTGCTCCGACAGGGCGGCGCGGAGTGA